From the Corynebacterium comes genome, the window TTGTTTCAGGGCGGATTCGAAGGCGGCGGCCTCGAAGAGGCGGTGCGGGGAGCCGTCGACCCGGTGAAGCCAATTCGCCACGCGCGAGGAGAGCAAGTCGTATCCCACAAACAACCCGCCCGGGCGCAGGACCCGAGTCACCTCAGCCACCGCCTGCTCCCATTCGACCACGTGATGGAGCATGAGAAAGCTCAACACCATGTCGAAGGATTCGTCGGCAAAGGGCAGGGCAGTGGCATCGGCCTGACGTGTCTCAATGGGGAGTTCTGCGAGGGATCGCTGGGCAGCCTGGACCATGGCGGGATCCACGTCGGTCGTCGTGAGGTTCACCTGACCGTGGGAGTGGATGATTGCTTCAGCCATCGCTCCGCTGCCGCCCCCGATCTCCAGAACGCCTCCAGTGAGGGACCAGCCCTGCGTCGACCAGGGAACCATCTTTGGGGACAGAAGACGCCACAGCGCACTGCGGCAGAACAAAGCTTCTACAGTTGACATCCGGGGCATGGCTTCCTCGTATCTACGGGGCGGGCTGAGCACGAACCAGTTTTCCGAGCGGCAACACCACATCGCACTCGGCTGCCCTGGCTCTCTCAACGGGACACCGTGTCGCCGATGGCAATCGGCGCAGCAGCTCGCATCGCCGCGCGAGCGGCCAGGTTTCCCGACCCGTCCGGAGTAAGGCACCTCCGCTGGCCCTGGGTAGTTGAGCATCAGGTGGTGGCTGCGTGGGTCGCCAGGTGTCCAGCAACCTCCCTGGTTCCGTGTGAACCGGGGGTCAGGAAGGCCGTGGGAAAATTCACGGGTCGGATCGTTCTCGCTTCGACACGGATGCGAGTGCAAGGCGGTGCATGCGGTGAGAAAATCACCCTAGTATCTCCACGGCCTCTACGGGCGTGCGAGATCGTCCTGGACGTTCTAGTGGGTGCGACGGCCGGAAGCACCCACCAAGATCAGTGATCAGAACCCAACACAAACAACGAGCCACAATCTCTTGGTCGTGGCTCACGTTTTTCTGCTGTTTGTCACCATAACCCGGGTTGCTCATTCGGTGTGTGGGAACCACCCTGCGCCGATCGCACAGCGTCGTCGTTCCAGCCGTCAAGGACTGCTTGACGTACCCGGTAGGAGCGCTGTGCGCGGTGGTGGCTGGCGACGACTTCGCGGTTGGAGGAGTGCCGGCCGAGGGCCACGGCCCGGGCAAGGTTGGTGGCCTGGGTGGTCAGCCGCAGGTGCCCATCGCCGACCCGGACGCACAGGGGTTCGCAGCAGAAATGTTCACCGACAAGGTCGGCGGGCAGCTCCCCACCGTGGGCGATCATGAGGGCCACGCGGTGGGCGGAAACTGTGCGACGATGGCGGTTTTGTTGCCAGGTGAATCGGCCGTAGCCGTCGGGGGAGGAAATCGCCCCTACCCAGATCCAACACCGCTCACCCGTACCGCGGACAACCTGGCGCCAGAAGCGTTGTTGGGCCCGCTGGGTGAGCGGCAAATCGGGGTCGGGAATGACCGGGACCCGTGAGGTTCTGACCGCAGGTGTCATTGCCCTCATGGGTGCGGGAAACAGACCGTCTTCAACCACCCGTCACCGACGCTTCATGGAGCTAATGAGCGGCAACATAATCGCCGGAGCGCGCCGACATCTCGTCGCGCTCCGCGTCGTCACTCGCGGCCTGGTCGTCGCCTGAGTCACCAGGAATCTGCGAGCCTTTCGGGTCATCAACGCCCCCAGTAGACGTCGTCAGTTCCTCGCCTTCTGCGGTCTCAGTCTCGTCGCTGGGCTCGAGGATGTCGGCGTCCTTCGCCGCCCGCATCGCTGATGAGACTTCCCGGGGAGCCAGGCCGGTGCGCTCGGCAATATCCGCGCGGTTCAACCCCATCCCGCGAAGCTCATTGAGGGCCCGGCCGAGGCGGACTTCTGCCTGATCCCTCGCATCCACAGCCATCAGTGCTTCGGTGAACAGGTCGACCTGGCGCTTGAGTTTCTCCTGATCCACCTGGACTGCCAGGCGTGCCCGCTGGCGGGCATTAAGCGATCCTTTTCTGGCCACCGCCATCATCAACCATTCCCCTACATCTCACACGCGTCGTTCGTCTTCTTTGCCTCGACCCTAGCGCACCCATCCGACACACGCCGCTGCTCCTGTCTCGCTGACACCCGCCCGTCGTCCTGTCGTCGACCAACCTCGTGCCTTCCGCGCTGCTGCAGCCACATGAACCACCACACACCTTTTGCAGATGATCTGAATTCCGGTTTCTCCCGCTCACAGACCCGCCCGCATGATCTGCTCCCCCACGCCGACAAGGCTCCGTATGATCGGGGACATGATGTCGGTGAGGGTGGTCAACGCAGGAGACGGCTACGCCTATCTCCTGGATTCGGTGGCCGCCCACGACGACACGACCAGTGCCGGTACTTCCCTGTCGGATTACTACCAGGCCACCGGCACCCCACCCGGCCGCTGGTTCGGCCGAGGCATTGACGGCCTCGGGGAAACCACCATCGGCTCCGGGGTGGTGGTAGGTGAGGCGCAGATGGCCGCGCTCTACGGCGAAGGCCTGCACCCGGACGCCGACCACCGCATGCTCCACGAGGGCGCCACGATCAAGGATGTGCAGCTGGGCAGGCGCTTCCCCATCTACACCAAAGGCGTGCCAGTCCTCGAGGCCATCAAACAGGCGGAAGCGGAGTTTCTCACGGCCCATGGGCGCCGGCCCAGCACGGAGGAACGCAACGTCATTGGTCTCGAGATCGCCCGCCCCTACTACGAAGAAGAGCAGGGTGTCGCGGGCAGTTCCCCGCGGGAAGTGTTGGCCTGGCTCAATGACGAGAAGAACAAGGTCAAACAGGCCACCTCGGGGGTGGACCTGACGTTTTCGCCGCAGAAATCCGTCTCCGTCCTCTGGGCCCTGGGTGATGATGACACCCGCCAGGCGATCGAAGACATCCACCAGGAGACCGTCAACGACTGCCTGGCGTGGATTGAGGACCATGCGCTGTTCACCCGCACCGGTGCGCGCGGGGAACGCCAGATCCGGGCCCGCGGCATGATCGCCGCGACCTTCGTCCACTACGACACGAGGGCCGGGGATCCGGACCTGCACACCCACTGTCTGATCTCCAATAAAGTCCAGGCCGATCCTGAGACTCCGGGCATGACCAAGGCGGATGCAGACAAGTGGAGAAGCATCGACGCTTCGCACCTGTTGAAGAACTCCGCCCTGGTGGGTCAGCGTTACCAGCAGCTGCTCAACCAGCGCCTCACGCAGCGCCTTGGCCTGGAGTTTCGCCCGCGCATCACCGCCGATGACAAGCAGCCGGTGTGGGAGATCGCCGGCATTGATGATGAGCTCATCGAACGCTTCTCCTCGCGGCGCACCATGGCCCGCCCGGTCTACGAGTCTTATGCCGCGGCGTACGCGACCACCCATGGGCATGCCCCCTCGGATCGGGTGCGCTACCAGTTGTGGCAGCAGGCCATCCTGGATACCCGGGATGCGAAAAAACCCGCCCAGTCCCTGGAAGATCACCGCGCCCAGTGGGCCGCCATGGCCGGCGGTAAGGTGCTCTCCGCTGCCCGGCTTGCCGCCCAGGCTCAGGCCCGGGACGTGTTCCCTCCTGCTGGCACGTCCGCCTATGAGGAAGCGGTGGAGTTGTTGGCCCATCAGGCGACCGAGGACACCCGCAGCAGACGCGCGGAATTCTACCAACGCCACCTCACCACCTCGGTCACCATGCGCATGAACCAGTGGCGCTTTGCTGACGAGGAGACGGCCGAGCAGGTGCGCCAGGACGCCACCCGTTTCGCGCTGGACCACCTCATCGTCTCGCTCACCCCACCGGCTGATCAGATGCTCCCGTCCGCGCTGCTGCACGCCGATGGCCGGGTCATCGACCAGGACCACGATGCGGTGATGCTCACCGCCAAGGCGACGCTGACTGAGGAGGCAATTGTGCTCGACGCGGTGGCGGAACCGACCGCACACATCGCCACCCGCACCAGCGTCACCAAGGCACTGTCGGAGCATGCCACCACGTCCGGGTTCGAGCTCAACGAGGGCCAGAAGCTGCTGGTCTCCCACCTGACGGAATCCGGGGCGCAGCTCACCGCCGGAGTCGGTCCTGCCGGTACCGGCAAAACCGCATCCATGGCCGTCGTCGCCCGCATCTGGCAAGCCCACGGCCACCAGGTCATCGCCCTGGCCCCCTCGGCGACCGCCGCCCAGAACCTGGCTGAGGACATCGGCACGCCCGGTCATACCCTGGCCTCACTGACCTACCGCTGGCGCGGCATGGTCGGCGACCACCCCCGCAGCCTCGACCACCTCGGCATCACCCTCAAACCCGGGGACATGCTCCTGCTCGATGAAGCCGGCATGGCCACCACCGCCGATCTCGCAGCCCTGGTGGAAATCGCCCAGGCCTCCGGTGCCGTAGTCCGTATGGTCGGTGACCCCCACCAGCTCGACGCCGTGGAAACCGGCGGACTCTTCCGCACCCTGGTCAAACGAGACCAGTCGATCGAACTCGACCAGGTCATGCGCATGGGAGCAGACACCGACCAAGCCAACGCCGGCCTGGCCATACGCCACGGTGACGCAACCGGCCTTAAGCTCTACCACTCCCGTGGCTGGGTCCACCACGGGGCACGTAGCGATATGGTCACCGCCGCCGCACACGCGCACCTCGCTGATGAGCAGGCCGGGCGCACCGGCATCCTCATCGCCTCCACCCGAGCCGATGTCGACGCCGCGAACCAGATCATCCGGGACGCCCGCTGTCAGCGCGGGCTCGTCGACACCGATGGGCCGCACGTCACCCTGGGGACCGGGCATCAGGCAGCGGCAGGGGATGTGATCCTCACCCGGAGGAATCAGACCATTGGTGGGCAGCGGGTGCTCA encodes:
- a CDS encoding class I SAM-dependent methyltransferase, encoding MLNYPGPAEVPYSGRVGKPGRSRGDASCCADCHRRHGVPLREPGQPSAMWCCRSENWFVLSPPRRYEEAMPRMSTVEALFCRSALWRLLSPKMVPWSTQGWSLTGGVLEIGGGSGAMAEAIIHSHGQVNLTTTDVDPAMVQAAQRSLAELPIETRQADATALPFADESFDMVLSFLMLHHVVEWEQAVAEVTRVLRPGGLFVGYDLLSSRVANWLHRVDGSPHRLFEAAAFESALKQVGLEPLRLRSTRGGLVLRFVVQKPSIADHNPGNSGHST
- the mobF gene encoding MobF family relaxase, which codes for MMSVRVVNAGDGYAYLLDSVAAHDDTTSAGTSLSDYYQATGTPPGRWFGRGIDGLGETTIGSGVVVGEAQMAALYGEGLHPDADHRMLHEGATIKDVQLGRRFPIYTKGVPVLEAIKQAEAEFLTAHGRRPSTEERNVIGLEIARPYYEEEQGVAGSSPREVLAWLNDEKNKVKQATSGVDLTFSPQKSVSVLWALGDDDTRQAIEDIHQETVNDCLAWIEDHALFTRTGARGERQIRARGMIAATFVHYDTRAGDPDLHTHCLISNKVQADPETPGMTKADADKWRSIDASHLLKNSALVGQRYQQLLNQRLTQRLGLEFRPRITADDKQPVWEIAGIDDELIERFSSRRTMARPVYESYAAAYATTHGHAPSDRVRYQLWQQAILDTRDAKKPAQSLEDHRAQWAAMAGGKVLSAARLAAQAQARDVFPPAGTSAYEEAVELLAHQATEDTRSRRAEFYQRHLTTSVTMRMNQWRFADEETAEQVRQDATRFALDHLIVSLTPPADQMLPSALLHADGRVIDQDHDAVMLTAKATLTEEAIVLDAVAEPTAHIATRTSVTKALSEHATTSGFELNEGQKLLVSHLTESGAQLTAGVGPAGTGKTASMAVVARIWQAHGHQVIALAPSATAAQNLAEDIGTPGHTLASLTYRWRGMVGDHPRSLDHLGITLKPGDMLLLDEAGMATTADLAALVEIAQASGAVVRMVGDPHQLDAVETGGLFRTLVKRDQSIELDQVMRMGADTDQANAGLAIRHGDATGLKLYHSRGWVHHGARSDMVTAAAHAHLADEQAGRTGILIASTRADVDAANQIIRDARCQRGLVDTDGPHVTLGTGHQAAAGDVILTRRNQTIGGQRVLNGHRFTITHIRQDGSLEVTSQERRRPLILPAQYVAEHVQLGYAATVHRAQGVTVDVTRAVVGSETDRRGLYVAATRGKKQNHIYVAEDTRIDLDSEDAHWHMSGEHHAPDHHEILGSIVATDDGHVSAHDLARAELTHATSPERKNELLATATDMLTTSWRRTQLEPEVRDLLDALPVTLTAPVDEERAVERIATSAVRLARHGIDYRDLIGEATQDLEGSRDVGAVIAHRLESHLPSSAPELAALPPRHIGQDAELYNWATTTHAELAGDTVRDLRPLDTPLPERGEIHGRDLSNTDLRGMELTGVKFIDCDLRGAAFDDTDFHQVSFRSCQMQGASFTSARFGVGDGPFQVIPLHKCDLEGADFSGAQLVRTRFTMCSLAGARFTGAQIAGYLQSVDFTGVDFTDAQVSTRISVADCVLDEHAPEALHEAQGETVADRERARQNRMRDDLAAQDTPTAPTHHQQQVVDHTQGGLEL